From one Henriciella marina DSM 19595 genomic stretch:
- the edd gene encoding phosphogluconate dehydratase, which yields MTSLHPKIQEVTERIEKRSAETRATYLELIRGRKPDGFARQKLADGNLAHASAGCAIMDKTQLLGANWPNIGVITAYNDMLSAHAPYEDYPQIIRDAARKVNATAQVAGGVPAMCDGVTQGQQGMELSLFSRDVIALASAVSLSHDMFDGALHLGICDKIVPGLMIAALRFGWLPHIFVPGGPMPSGLPNPEKQRIRQEYALGNVDRDALLKAEAESYHSPGTCTFYGTANSNQMLMEVMGLHIPGAAFENPGTPLREALTRAAVSRVVELTVKRDYTPMGEMIDARSWVNAMVGLMATGGSTNHALHIPAMAAASGYQVELEDFADVSAVTPLLCRIYPNGPADVNHFQAAGGMSFVMRELIAGGLLNGEARGIMGSIADHAREPWLKDGAIAFREPPEKSGDSDIVRPVSDPFQKEGGLRMLNGPLGRGVIKVSSVKEDRRIIEAPARVFDDQDALKEAFKAGVLDRDFIAVVRFQGPAANGMPELHALSPALGALQDKGFKVALVTDGRMSGASGKIPAAIHVSPEAVRGGPLARVQDGDMIRLNAETGELDIDCDPSVFEAREPAQYRPNILGQGLGRELFGAFRNNAGRPDSGGSLFEFFLPLPGGGHG from the coding sequence ATGACCTCATTACACCCCAAAATTCAGGAAGTGACTGAGCGGATCGAGAAGCGCTCGGCCGAAACGCGGGCGACCTATCTGGAGCTGATACGGGGCCGTAAGCCTGACGGCTTTGCCCGCCAGAAGCTCGCCGACGGCAACCTGGCCCACGCCTCTGCTGGCTGCGCCATCATGGACAAGACCCAGCTTCTCGGCGCGAACTGGCCGAATATCGGCGTTATCACCGCCTACAACGACATGCTCTCTGCCCATGCGCCGTATGAGGATTACCCACAAATTATCCGCGATGCGGCTCGCAAGGTGAATGCGACCGCGCAGGTGGCGGGCGGCGTACCGGCGATGTGTGACGGCGTCACGCAAGGGCAGCAGGGCATGGAGCTGTCGCTCTTTTCCCGCGACGTCATCGCGCTCGCCTCTGCCGTTTCGCTCAGCCACGACATGTTCGACGGCGCGCTCCACCTTGGGATCTGCGACAAGATCGTGCCCGGGCTTATGATCGCCGCGCTGCGCTTTGGCTGGTTGCCGCACATATTCGTGCCGGGCGGGCCGATGCCATCCGGCCTGCCAAACCCGGAAAAACAGCGCATCCGGCAGGAATACGCCCTTGGCAATGTGGACCGCGACGCGCTGCTGAAGGCCGAAGCGGAAAGCTATCACAGCCCCGGCACATGTACCTTCTATGGCACCGCCAATTCCAATCAGATGCTGATGGAAGTGATGGGGCTACACATACCGGGCGCCGCATTCGAAAACCCAGGCACGCCGCTTCGCGAGGCGCTGACCCGCGCTGCTGTCAGCCGCGTCGTGGAGCTGACGGTGAAGCGCGACTACACGCCGATGGGCGAGATGATCGATGCGCGTAGCTGGGTGAACGCCATGGTTGGCTTGATGGCAACCGGCGGGTCAACCAATCACGCGTTGCATATCCCGGCGATGGCGGCCGCATCCGGCTATCAGGTCGAGCTTGAGGATTTTGCCGATGTAAGCGCAGTGACGCCGCTTCTCTGCCGCATCTATCCGAATGGCCCGGCCGATGTGAACCATTTCCAGGCCGCTGGGGGCATGAGCTTCGTCATGCGTGAGCTGATTGCGGGCGGGCTTCTCAACGGAGAGGCACGTGGCATCATGGGCAGTATTGCCGACCATGCGCGCGAGCCCTGGCTGAAGGATGGCGCGATTGCATTCCGCGAGCCGCCTGAAAAGAGTGGCGATAGTGATATCGTCCGGCCCGTTAGTGACCCGTTCCAGAAGGAGGGCGGGCTTCGCATGCTAAACGGCCCGTTGGGCCGCGGCGTCATCAAGGTTTCCTCGGTGAAGGAAGACCGCCGCATCATTGAAGCCCCGGCGCGTGTTTTCGACGACCAGGACGCTTTGAAAGAGGCCTTCAAGGCAGGGGTGCTGGACCGCGATTTCATTGCGGTGGTCCGCTTTCAGGGCCCGGCCGCCAACGGCATGCCCGAACTGCATGCGCTGTCGCCAGCGCTCGGCGCGCTTCAGGACAAGGGCTTCAAGGTCGCGCTGGTCACCGATGGCCGGATGTCCGGAGCTAGCGGAAAAATACCAGCAGCCATTCATGTCAGCCCCGAAGCGGTGCGCGGCGGCCCACTGGCGCGTGTCCAGGACGGCGACATGATCCGCCTCAATGCAGAGACAGGCGAGCTGGATATCGATTGCGACCCCTCCGTTTTTGAGGCCAGAGAACCAGCGCAGTACCGCCCCAATATTCTGGGGCAGGGGCTTGGACGTGAGCTCTTCGGTGCGTTCCGCAACAATGCCGGGCGCCCGGATTCCGGTGGCAGCCTGTTTGAGTTCTTCCTCCCGCTGCCCGGGGGCGGCCATGGCTGA
- a CDS encoding glucokinase, giving the protein MADPVLVGDIGGTNVRFAVARQGFAGKPVVSDVSVMPGDDFDAFDDALSAYLDQLGKGAPREALIALAGPVSKGRVQLTNRDWMVDTARLQEKCGLASVRLVNDYAAMARAIPELPEGAFRLIHEGEPDSSSRQPILVSGPGTGLGMATLIPVGTAGWRVLTGEGGHAAFAPATPREWALAEKLRESHVYVSRELVLSGSGFDAVHKALCDIDGTPWEKTPPGEVLERANEGDPICRDICEIKARGTLYALGDAALTNGTKGGVVITGGVAEQLADWLAAPGAIDRFLQRGPMSDYMQPIPIRILMSGEAALIGAAALQFDEVTVP; this is encoded by the coding sequence ATGGCTGATCCGGTGCTGGTTGGGGATATTGGCGGCACGAATGTGAGGTTCGCTGTGGCCCGGCAGGGCTTTGCTGGAAAGCCGGTCGTTTCTGATGTCTCGGTCATGCCCGGCGACGATTTTGACGCATTCGACGACGCGCTAAGCGCCTATCTCGATCAGCTGGGAAAGGGCGCGCCCCGCGAGGCGCTCATCGCGCTGGCTGGCCCTGTTTCGAAAGGCCGGGTTCAACTGACCAATCGCGACTGGATGGTGGATACGGCGCGTTTACAGGAAAAGTGCGGCCTCGCTTCGGTCCGGCTGGTCAATGACTATGCCGCCATGGCTCGGGCGATCCCTGAGCTTCCCGAAGGCGCTTTCAGGCTCATCCACGAGGGCGAACCAGACAGCAGCTCGCGCCAGCCCATCCTCGTGTCCGGGCCGGGCACAGGGCTTGGTATGGCAACCCTTATACCCGTCGGTACTGCAGGATGGCGGGTGCTGACAGGTGAGGGTGGGCACGCTGCCTTTGCACCAGCGACTCCGCGCGAATGGGCTTTGGCTGAAAAACTGCGTGAGAGCCATGTTTATGTTTCGCGCGAGCTTGTGCTTTCCGGGTCAGGTTTTGACGCGGTCCACAAGGCGCTCTGTGATATCGATGGCACTCCTTGGGAGAAGACCCCCCCTGGCGAGGTCCTTGAACGCGCCAATGAGGGCGATCCGATCTGCCGCGACATCTGTGAAATCAAGGCGCGCGGAACGCTCTATGCGCTTGGGGATGCGGCGCTCACGAACGGAACGAAGGGCGGGGTTGTTATCACTGGCGGCGTGGCAGAACAGCTCGCTGACTGGCTCGCTGCGCCGGGCGCTATTGACCGTTTCCTGCAACGCGGGCCAATGAGCGATTACATGCAGCCCATCCCCATCCGGATCCTGATGTCGGGGGAGGCTGCACTGATCGGCGCAGCCGCACTGCAATTCGATGAGGTGACCGTGCCATGA
- the eda gene encoding bifunctional 4-hydroxy-2-oxoglutarate aldolase/2-dehydro-3-deoxy-phosphogluconate aldolase: MKTMTAFRNAIDRAPVVPVLTVHEADHAEPLAEALIRGGLTSVEVTLRTPVALEVIRRMGLVGDELLVGAGTIISEGDVDASLKAGADFLVTPGAGPMLLDALSSYDGVILPGISTASEAMARFDEGYGVMKFFPAEAAGGAKFLKALSGPLPHMDFMPTGGVTPENAVDYLALPNVVAVGGSWIASTEDMANGDWDAIAEKAAAAVKLGRRS, from the coding sequence ATGAAAACCATGACCGCTTTTCGCAACGCGATCGACAGGGCGCCCGTCGTCCCCGTGCTCACCGTTCATGAGGCAGACCACGCCGAGCCTCTGGCAGAGGCGTTGATCCGAGGTGGCCTGACATCGGTGGAGGTTACATTACGTACGCCGGTCGCGCTGGAGGTCATCCGGCGCATGGGCCTTGTCGGTGATGAACTACTGGTCGGGGCGGGTACGATCATTTCTGAGGGCGACGTCGATGCGTCGCTAAAGGCTGGCGCTGATTTCCTCGTCACACCCGGTGCAGGCCCCATGCTGCTGGACGCCCTCTCCAGCTATGACGGGGTCATCTTGCCGGGCATCTCGACGGCGAGCGAGGCCATGGCGCGCTTCGACGAAGGCTATGGGGTCATGAAATTCTTCCCGGCCGAAGCGGCAGGCGGCGCGAAATTCCTCAAAGCCCTTTCCGGGCCGCTGCCGCATATGGACTTCATGCCAACGGGCGGGGTCACCCCCGAAAACGCAGTTGACTATCTGGCCTTGCCAAACGTCGTTGCCGTTGGCGGCTCTTGGATCGCAAGTACAGAGGACATGGCGAATGGCGACTGGGACGCCATCGCTGAGAAGGCTGCAGCCGCCGTAAAGCTTGGGCGGCGCAGCTAA
- a CDS encoding DMT family transporter — translation MLTRLLAMPVLIAVFAIAVGSGIDALVKGVAPGAGLHHLLAWRFLFGAVIAVAVFKAKKRPRPSNEAIRFHTMRGLLQLFCAFTFFYALTQLRLAEATALGFTAALLVAPVARVVIGEKLSPVAIIAAILGFGGVALAVFGSNPGGSEEAGQRILGYIALFSSTIGYAFVLVFLRMRARHEDATTIAMFTNVVPAIVMLPVTIGLFGWPVLSYIPFFLLLGILGYSVWYLMTLAYARAEAQILAPLEYTALVWSALLGLFFFDEWPGPALWIGAVIIIASCLIVAFESRFRTRRAARMPASDIPD, via the coding sequence CTCGTCAAAGGCGTCGCGCCTGGCGCCGGGCTTCATCACCTGCTTGCCTGGCGTTTCCTGTTCGGGGCCGTCATTGCCGTTGCGGTCTTCAAGGCCAAGAAACGCCCACGCCCCTCGAATGAAGCCATCCGCTTTCATACGATGCGCGGCCTCCTCCAGCTCTTCTGCGCCTTCACTTTTTTCTATGCGCTGACGCAGCTGAGGCTCGCCGAAGCAACCGCACTTGGCTTTACCGCCGCCCTGCTCGTTGCGCCCGTCGCGCGTGTCGTCATCGGTGAGAAGCTGAGCCCTGTTGCCATCATCGCTGCAATTCTCGGGTTTGGCGGTGTGGCGCTCGCCGTCTTCGGCTCCAATCCAGGCGGCAGCGAAGAGGCCGGACAGCGGATACTCGGCTATATCGCCCTCTTCAGCTCGACGATCGGTTATGCCTTCGTGCTGGTCTTTCTGCGGATGCGGGCCCGCCACGAGGACGCAACCACGATAGCCATGTTCACCAATGTCGTGCCTGCAATCGTGATGCTTCCGGTGACAATTGGCCTCTTCGGCTGGCCGGTCCTGTCGTACATTCCGTTCTTCCTGCTGCTCGGCATTCTTGGCTATTCGGTCTGGTATCTGATGACGCTTGCCTATGCGCGCGCCGAAGCGCAGATCCTTGCGCCGCTTGAGTACACCGCCCTTGTCTGGAGCGCGCTGCTCGGTCTCTTCTTCTTTGATGAATGGCCGGGTCCGGCGCTCTGGATCGGCGCGGTCATCATTATCGCGAGCTGTCTGATCGTGGCGTTTGAAAGCCGCTTTCGCACGCGCCGCGCCGCGAGGATGCCAGCGAGCGATATACCAGATTGA